In Polaribacter sp. Hel_I_88, the following proteins share a genomic window:
- a CDS encoding fumarylacetoacetate hydrolase family protein: MKIICIGRNYAKHIEELANEKPENPVVFLKPDSAILPRKNPFFIPPFSDDVHYEVEVLIKINKVGKHIDAKFAHKYYDEIGLGIDFTARDVQQQCKEKGLPWEKAKAFDGSAVVGEFYPKDNFDLDNLKFQLFKNDELVQDGNTNAMLWKTDELIAYVSQYFTLKKGDIIFTGTPAGVGKVVENDNLKGIIEGKEAFNIRVK; the protein is encoded by the coding sequence ATGAAAATAATTTGTATTGGGCGCAATTACGCAAAACATATTGAGGAATTAGCAAACGAAAAACCAGAAAACCCTGTTGTTTTTCTAAAACCAGATTCTGCAATTTTACCGAGGAAAAATCCATTTTTTATTCCACCTTTTTCTGATGATGTGCATTATGAAGTAGAGGTGTTGATAAAAATAAATAAAGTTGGTAAACATATTGATGCCAAGTTTGCGCATAAATATTATGACGAAATTGGTTTGGGAATCGATTTTACAGCAAGAGATGTACAACAACAGTGCAAAGAAAAAGGTTTGCCTTGGGAAAAAGCAAAAGCTTTTGATGGCAGTGCAGTTGTTGGCGAATTTTATCCAAAGGATAACTTTGATTTAGACAATTTAAAATTCCAATTGTTTAAGAATGATGAACTGGTACAAGATGGAAACACAAATGCAATGTTGTGGAAAACTGACGAGTTGATTGCTTATGTATCTCAATATTTCACCTTAAAAAAAGGAGATATCATTTTTACAGGAACTCCTGCAGGTGTTGGTAAAGTTGTAGAAAACGACAATTTAAAAGGAATCATTGAAGGCAAAGAAGCATTTAATATAAGAGTAAAGTAA
- the purU gene encoding formyltetrahydrofolate deformylase: MKSQLVTFLIKCPDQKGLVAKITSFFYEKGFNILSCQQYVNSIENTYFMRVRLNAEGTNISKNELEKSFLELAEPLKFDWSVNYGDKKQNVALMVSHTSHNLYDLLERFKEGSLNGNVKMIISNHDKLRHIAEMFDVPFYHLPVIKETKTNQEAQVINLLDSNNIDLVVMARYMQILSSEFINHYPEKIINIHHSFLPAFQGANPYKKAYERGVKLIGATAHYATEDLDEGPIIEQDVKPVSHESTPTTLKRIGADIEKLVLARAIKCHLNNQIIVSGNRAIVFPEAGE, from the coding sequence ATGAAATCACAACTAGTAACTTTTTTAATAAAATGTCCAGATCAAAAAGGATTGGTAGCAAAAATTACCAGTTTTTTTTATGAAAAAGGATTCAATATTTTAAGTTGTCAGCAATATGTAAACTCTATTGAAAACACCTATTTTATGCGAGTTCGTTTAAATGCAGAAGGCACAAATATTTCTAAAAACGAGTTAGAAAAAAGTTTTTTAGAGTTGGCAGAACCTCTAAAATTTGATTGGTCTGTAAATTATGGTGATAAAAAACAAAATGTTGCATTAATGGTTTCACATACAAGTCATAATTTATATGATTTGTTAGAGCGCTTTAAAGAAGGAAGTTTAAATGGTAATGTAAAAATGATTATCAGTAATCACGATAAATTAAGGCACATTGCAGAAATGTTTGATGTTCCTTTTTATCATTTACCAGTTATAAAAGAAACAAAAACAAATCAAGAAGCACAGGTTATTAATTTGCTAGATTCCAATAATATTGATTTGGTTGTAATGGCTAGATATATGCAAATTTTGTCATCAGAATTTATCAATCATTATCCAGAGAAAATTATCAATATTCATCATTCTTTTTTACCTGCTTTTCAAGGAGCAAATCCATATAAAAAAGCCTATGAAAGAGGCGTGAAGTTAATAGGAGCAACTGCACATTATGCCACTGAAGATTTAGATGAAGGTCCAATTATAGAGCAAGATGTAAAGCCAGTTTCGCACGAAAGTACACCAACTACTTTAAAACGAATTGGTGCAGATATAGAAAAGTTAGTCTTGGCAAGAGCTATAAAATGTCATTTAAACAACCAAATAATTGTTTCTGGAAATAGAGCTATTGTATTCCCAGAAGCTGGGGAGTAG
- a CDS encoding 1,4-dihydroxy-2-naphthoyl-CoA synthase, protein MIQPEWKTVKEYEDITYKKCNGVARIAFNRPNVRNAFRPKTTKELYDAFYDAGEDVNIGVVLLSAEGPSTKDGIYSFCSGGDQKARGHQGYVGEDGYHRLNILEVQRLIRFMPKAVIAVVPGWAVGGGHSLHVVCDLTLASKENAIFKQTDADVTSFDGGYGSAYLAKMVGQKRAREIFFLGRNYSAQEAYEMGMVNAVIPHEELESTAYGWAQEILEKSPTSIKMLKFAMNLTDDGMVGQQVFAGEATRLAYMTDEAKEGRDAFLEKRKPNFPKKWIP, encoded by the coding sequence ATGATACAACCCGAATGGAAAACTGTTAAAGAATACGAAGATATTACGTATAAAAAATGCAATGGAGTTGCAAGAATAGCTTTTAACAGACCCAATGTTAGAAATGCTTTTAGACCAAAAACTACCAAAGAATTGTATGATGCTTTTTATGATGCAGGAGAAGATGTGAATATTGGGGTGGTTTTATTATCTGCTGAAGGCCCAAGTACAAAAGATGGCATTTATTCTTTTTGTTCTGGAGGAGATCAAAAAGCAAGAGGTCATCAAGGATATGTGGGTGAAGATGGGTATCATCGATTGAATATTTTAGAAGTTCAAAGGTTGATACGTTTTATGCCAAAAGCAGTAATTGCAGTGGTTCCTGGTTGGGCAGTTGGTGGTGGACATTCTTTACACGTTGTTTGCGATTTAACATTAGCAAGTAAAGAAAACGCTATTTTTAAACAAACAGATGCAGATGTAACTTCTTTTGATGGTGGTTATGGATCTGCATATTTGGCAAAAATGGTTGGACAAAAAAGAGCCAGAGAAATTTTCTTTTTAGGAAGAAATTATTCTGCACAAGAAGCGTACGAAATGGGCATGGTAAATGCTGTAATTCCTCATGAAGAATTAGAAAGTACAGCTTATGGATGGGCACAAGAAATTTTAGAGAAAAGTCCGACGTCTATAAAAATGCTAAAATTCGCCATGAATTTAACAGATGATGGTATGGTTGGGCAACAAGTTTTTGCTGGTGAAGCAACAAGATTGGCTTACATGACAGACGAAGCAAAAGAAGGAAGAGATGCGTTTTTGGAAAAAAGAAAACCAAATTTTCCTAAAAAATGGATACCATAA
- the menD gene encoding 2-succinyl-5-enolpyruvyl-6-hydroxy-3-cyclohexene-1-carboxylic-acid synthase, translating into MKQTEKQTLSSNSFSQKPALSADEMGKLKGAFPQKELAQQVIAACHQFNIATVVISPGSRNAPLTIGFSNHPAIETLSIVDERCAAFFALGIAQQTQKPVAILCTSGSALLNYYPAIAEAFYSNIPLVVISADRPKHLIDIGDGQTIRQENVFENHILFSANLIESEKYKTRNAQLIGEALQISVSQQGPVHINVPFDEPLYETVGELAHFNFPHISLSSLDNSHINYSSLADIWNKANKKMLVVGVNYPDAALHKLMDLYSEDDSVILLTETTSNLHHEKAINAIDQLIFSLEDEEFRELQPDILITFGGMIVSKRIKKFLRSYQPKHHWNIDEKKAMNTFFCLTEFIQTKPVDFFSKFNKIISKKESDYQPKWLAIRDRRREKHAEYLSQIKHSDLKVYEQIIASVPENCQVQSSNSAVIRYVQMFSVKDSISIFCNRGTSGIDGSTSTAIGAAFASTKQTIFITGDLSFFYDANALWNKNIPANFRIILVNNSGGGIFKIIPGPGTTNAAKYFETPHCLTAEHLCKMHQFEYQQAFSTETVKKELIGFYETSEKPKILEIFTPSLENDSVLKDYFKYIK; encoded by the coding sequence ATGAAACAAACAGAAAAGCAAACTTTATCCAGCAATAGTTTTTCCCAGAAGCCTGCATTGAGCGCAGACGAAATGGGGAAATTAAAAGGGGCTTTTCCACAAAAAGAGTTAGCCCAACAAGTAATTGCAGCTTGTCATCAATTTAACATTGCTACAGTTGTAATTTCTCCAGGATCAAGAAATGCGCCACTTACCATTGGGTTTTCTAATCATCCAGCAATAGAAACGTTGAGTATTGTAGATGAAAGATGTGCTGCTTTTTTTGCGTTGGGAATTGCACAGCAAACCCAAAAACCAGTGGCAATTTTATGTACTTCTGGTTCAGCGTTGTTAAATTATTATCCTGCAATTGCAGAAGCTTTTTACAGTAATATTCCTTTGGTGGTAATTTCTGCAGACAGACCAAAACACTTAATCGATATTGGTGATGGACAAACCATCAGACAAGAAAATGTGTTTGAAAATCATATTTTATTTTCGGCAAACTTAATTGAAAGCGAAAAGTATAAAACCAGAAATGCTCAGTTAATAGGAGAAGCCTTACAAATTTCGGTTTCTCAACAAGGTCCAGTGCATATAAATGTGCCTTTTGATGAGCCTTTGTACGAAACTGTTGGTGAGTTAGCACACTTTAATTTTCCACATATTTCTTTAAGTTCTTTAGATAATTCTCATATTAATTATAGCAGTTTAGCAGACATTTGGAACAAGGCCAATAAAAAAATGTTGGTTGTTGGTGTAAATTATCCAGATGCAGCACTCCATAAATTAATGGATTTGTATTCAGAAGATGATTCTGTTATTTTATTAACGGAAACAACCTCTAACTTGCATCATGAAAAAGCCATTAATGCCATAGATCAATTAATTTTTTCTTTAGAAGATGAAGAGTTTAGAGAATTGCAACCAGATATTCTCATCACTTTTGGTGGTATGATTGTTTCCAAGAGAATCAAGAAATTTCTAAGAAGCTATCAACCAAAACATCATTGGAATATCGATGAGAAAAAAGCCATGAATACTTTTTTCTGTTTAACAGAATTTATCCAAACAAAACCCGTCGATTTTTTCTCGAAGTTTAATAAAATTATTTCAAAAAAAGAAAGCGATTATCAGCCAAAATGGTTAGCCATTAGAGACCGAAGAAGAGAAAAACATGCTGAATATTTATCACAAATAAAACATTCAGATTTAAAAGTATATGAGCAAATTATAGCAAGTGTTCCAGAAAATTGCCAAGTACAATCTAGCAACAGTGCTGTAATTAGATATGTACAAATGTTTAGCGTAAAAGATAGCATTAGTATTTTTTGTAATAGAGGTACAAGTGGTATTGATGGAAGTACAAGTACAGCAATTGGAGCCGCTTTTGCATCAACAAAACAAACCATTTTTATTACTGGCGATCTAAGTTTTTTCTACGATGCAAATGCACTTTGGAATAAAAATATTCCTGCTAATTTTAGAATTATTTTAGTGAATAATTCTGGTGGAGGAATTTTTAAAATTATTCCTGGACCAGGAACAACAAATGCAGCCAAGTATTTTGAAACTCCACATTGTTTAACAGCAGAACATTTGTGTAAAATGCACCAATTTGAATATCAACAAGCATTTTCTACTGAAACTGTAAAAAAAGAATTGATAGGTTTTTATGAAACATCAGAAAAACCAAAAATTTTAGAGATATTTACACCGAGTTTAGAAAACGACTCAGTTTTAAAAGACTATTTTAAATATATAAAATAA
- the fsa gene encoding fructose-6-phosphate aldolase: MKFFIDTANLEQIKEAQALGILDGVTTNPSLMAKEGITGQTNIINHYKAICELVEGDVSAEVIATDFDGMVKEGEALAALNPQIVVKLPMIKDGIKACKYFSSKGIKTNVTLVFSAGQALLAAKAGATYVSPFIGRLDDISTDGLNLISEIRHIYNNYGFETQILAASVRHTMHIIDCAKLGSDVMTGPLSAIEGLLKHPLTDIGLAKFLEDYKKGN; the protein is encoded by the coding sequence ATGAAATTTTTTATTGACACAGCAAATTTAGAGCAAATAAAAGAGGCGCAAGCTTTAGGAATTTTAGATGGTGTAACCACAAACCCATCTTTAATGGCAAAAGAAGGCATTACTGGGCAAACCAATATCATTAATCATTATAAAGCAATTTGCGAGTTGGTAGAAGGAGATGTTTCTGCAGAAGTTATTGCTACAGATTTTGATGGAATGGTTAAAGAAGGGGAAGCTTTGGCTGCTTTAAACCCGCAAATCGTGGTAAAATTACCAATGATTAAAGACGGAATTAAAGCGTGTAAATACTTTTCATCTAAAGGTATTAAAACAAATGTAACGTTAGTTTTTTCTGCTGGGCAAGCTTTATTGGCAGCAAAAGCAGGAGCAACCTATGTTTCGCCATTTATTGGTAGATTAGATGATATTTCTACAGATGGTTTAAATTTGATATCAGAAATTCGTCATATTTATAACAATTACGGATTCGAAACTCAAATTTTAGCAGCTTCAGTGCGTCATACAATGCACATTATCGATTGCGCAAAATTAGGATCTGATGTTATGACTGGGCCTTTAAGCGCTATTGAAGGGCTTTTAAAGCACCCTTTAACAGATATTGGTTTGGCGAAGTTTTTAGAGGATTATAAAAAAGGAAACTAA
- a CDS encoding SDR family oxidoreductase, which produces MSKVILVTGASSGIGKGIATFLHEKGYHVYGTSRKPKNIENYPFKLIALDVLKIETIKNAVNFIINKEGRLDVLVNNAGMGITGPIEDTPSEEMKAVFDTNFFGAIDVLKTVLPQMRLQKSGTIINVTSFAGYMGLPFRGMYSATKGALELVTEATSMEVKGFGIKVVSVAPGDFATNIAQGRYHTPVFEDSAYREDYKTNLDIIDADVTGGMNPIEMAKTVYKIINAKNPKIHYKVGNLLEKFSIVLKRILPDRLYEKILMNHYKL; this is translated from the coding sequence ATGAGCAAAGTTATACTGGTTACAGGAGCTTCCTCTGGAATAGGGAAAGGAATTGCTACTTTTTTGCATGAAAAAGGATATCATGTTTATGGTACAAGTAGAAAACCTAAAAACATAGAAAATTATCCTTTTAAATTAATTGCTTTAGATGTTTTAAAAATTGAAACCATCAAAAATGCCGTTAATTTTATTATTAATAAAGAAGGACGATTAGATGTTTTGGTAAACAATGCAGGAATGGGCATTACTGGGCCCATTGAAGATACTCCTTCAGAAGAAATGAAAGCTGTTTTTGACACCAATTTTTTTGGAGCTATAGATGTTTTAAAGACGGTTTTACCTCAAATGCGTTTGCAAAAATCTGGCACTATTATAAACGTAACTTCTTTTGCTGGCTACATGGGGTTACCTTTTAGAGGAATGTATTCTGCAACTAAAGGCGCTTTAGAGTTAGTTACTGAAGCTACAAGTATGGAGGTTAAAGGGTTTGGAATAAAAGTGGTAAGTGTTGCACCTGGAGATTTTGCTACAAACATTGCTCAAGGTAGATATCACACTCCAGTTTTTGAGGATTCTGCTTATAGAGAAGATTATAAAACCAACTTAGATATTATTGATGCTGATGTAACTGGAGGAATGAATCCTATAGAAATGGCGAAAACTGTTTATAAAATAATCAATGCTAAAAACCCTAAAATTCATTATAAAGTTGGGAATCTTTTAGAGAAGTTTTCTATTGTTTTAAAAAGAATTTTACCAGATAGGTTGTATGAAAAGATATTAATGAATCACTATAAATTATAA
- the mazG gene encoding nucleoside triphosphate pyrophosphohydrolase: MNSRKEQLSAFNRLLDIMDDLREKCPWDKKQTLESLRHLTIEETYELADAILDNDLPEIKKELGDVLLHIVFYAKIGSEKKAFDIADVANSISDKLISRHPHIYGDVKVKDETEVKRNWEQLKLKEGKTSVLEGVPKSLPAVIKASRIQEKVAGVGFDWEKPEQVWEKVQEELTELNEEVKAGNKENTEKEFGDVLFSMINYARFIGVNPENALEKTNKKFINRFQYLEKAAKKEGKELSDMSLTEMDVYWNESKKYFS; encoded by the coding sequence ATGAACTCAAGAAAAGAACAACTTTCCGCTTTTAATCGTTTGTTAGATATTATGGACGATCTCAGAGAAAAATGTCCTTGGGATAAAAAACAAACTCTAGAAAGTTTACGTCATTTAACCATTGAGGAAACCTATGAGTTGGCAGATGCAATTCTTGATAATGACTTGCCAGAAATTAAAAAGGAATTAGGTGATGTTTTATTACATATTGTTTTTTATGCAAAAATAGGAAGTGAAAAAAAAGCTTTTGATATTGCTGATGTTGCCAATAGTATTTCTGATAAATTAATTAGCAGACATCCTCATATTTATGGTGATGTAAAAGTGAAAGACGAGACAGAAGTAAAGCGCAATTGGGAACAATTAAAACTAAAAGAAGGTAAAACATCTGTATTAGAAGGAGTGCCAAAAAGTTTGCCTGCAGTTATAAAAGCAAGTAGAATTCAAGAAAAAGTTGCAGGAGTTGGTTTCGATTGGGAAAAGCCAGAACAAGTTTGGGAAAAAGTACAAGAAGAACTTACAGAATTAAATGAAGAAGTTAAAGCAGGAAATAAAGAAAACACCGAAAAAGAATTTGGCGATGTTTTATTTTCCATGATCAATTACGCACGCTTTATAGGTGTGAATCCTGAAAATGCCTTGGAAAAAACAAACAAAAAATTCATTAATAGATTTCAGTATTTAGAAAAAGCTGCCAAAAAAGAAGGGAAAGAACTTTCAGATATGTCCTTAACAGAAATGGATGTGTATTGGAATGAAAGTAAAAAGTACTTTTCTTAA
- a CDS encoding DUF5606 domain-containing protein, with product MEFSKIISVTGKPGLFQVVSQSKNAIIVESLTDKKRLAINATQNVSMLENIAIYTYEEDMPLLEVFKAMAAKTEGKEAISHKESGKKLASFFEEVLPNYDAERVYSSNIKKVIQWFNLLIEAGFDFTKTEEVAAEENAEKEA from the coding sequence ATGGAATTTAGTAAAATTATTTCAGTAACTGGTAAACCTGGTTTATTTCAAGTAGTATCACAATCAAAAAATGCAATTATTGTAGAATCTTTAACCGATAAAAAAAGATTGGCAATTAATGCTACACAAAATGTGAGTATGTTAGAGAATATTGCGATTTATACCTACGAAGAAGATATGCCTTTGTTAGAAGTTTTTAAAGCTATGGCAGCAAAAACAGAAGGTAAAGAAGCAATTTCTCATAAAGAAAGTGGTAAAAAATTAGCCTCTTTTTTCGAAGAAGTTTTACCAAATTACGATGCTGAGAGAGTGTATTCTTCTAACATTAAAAAAGTAATTCAGTGGTTTAATTTGTTAATTGAAGCTGGTTTTGATTTTACAAAAACTGAGGAAGTTGCTGCTGAAGAAAATGCTGAAAAAGAGGCTTAA
- the def gene encoding peptide deformylase, whose amino-acid sequence MILPIVAYGDPVLRKECKDIDADYPNLKELIVNMKETMYNASGVGLAAPQIGKAIRLFLIDASPFAEDEDLDEADRETLKSFNKVFINAQILEEEGEEWSFNEGCLSIPDVRQDVFRQPKVTIEYQDEDFNKHTEVLEGLAARVFQHEYDHIEGVLFTDKISSLKKRLIKKKLENISKGKINADYRMRFPNLKKGR is encoded by the coding sequence ATGATTTTACCAATTGTAGCTTATGGAGATCCTGTTCTTAGAAAGGAATGTAAGGATATTGATGCAGATTATCCAAACCTAAAAGAACTAATTGTAAACATGAAAGAAACCATGTACAATGCTTCTGGTGTTGGTTTAGCTGCCCCTCAAATAGGCAAAGCAATTCGTTTGTTTTTAATTGATGCATCTCCTTTTGCAGAAGATGAAGATTTAGATGAAGCTGACAGAGAAACGCTAAAATCTTTTAATAAAGTTTTTATCAACGCACAAATTTTAGAAGAAGAAGGAGAAGAATGGTCTTTTAACGAAGGCTGTTTAAGTATTCCAGATGTTCGTCAAGACGTTTTTCGTCAGCCAAAAGTAACTATTGAATATCAAGATGAAGATTTTAACAAGCATACTGAGGTTTTAGAAGGTTTAGCAGCAAGAGTTTTTCAGCACGAATATGACCATATAGAAGGTGTTTTGTTTACAGACAAAATATCATCACTTAAAAAAAGATTGATTAAAAAGAAACTAGAAAACATTTCTAAAGGGAAAATAAATGCGGATTATAGAATGCGTTTCCCAAACTTAAAAAAAGGTAGATAA
- the ruvX gene encoding Holliday junction resolvase RuvX — protein sequence MGRILAIDFGKVRTGIAVTDELKIIASGLTTVKTGELIKFLKEYISKENVELFLVGKPKQMNNTDSESEALILPFLTKLAKQIPQVPVKRVDERFTSKMAFQTMIDGGLKKNQRKNKALVDEISATIILQSYLYNTI from the coding sequence TTGGGAAGAATTTTAGCCATTGATTTTGGAAAAGTAAGAACAGGAATAGCAGTTACAGATGAATTAAAAATAATTGCATCTGGTTTAACGACTGTAAAAACGGGTGAATTGATCAAGTTTTTAAAAGAATACATAAGCAAAGAAAATGTAGAACTTTTTTTAGTTGGCAAACCAAAACAAATGAATAATACTGATAGTGAAAGTGAAGCTTTAATATTGCCTTTCCTTACAAAATTAGCGAAACAAATTCCTCAAGTTCCTGTAAAAAGAGTAGATGAACGTTTTACATCTAAAATGGCTTTTCAAACCATGATTGATGGTGGATTGAAAAAAAATCAACGAAAAAATAAAGCGTTGGTAGATGAAATTAGCGCCACTATTATTTTACAATCTTATTTATATAATACGATTTAA
- a CDS encoding 2,3,4,5-tetrahydropyridine-2,6-dicarboxylate N-succinyltransferase has translation MEDIRKIIESAWENRDLLKEENTINTIRKVVDLLDKGELRVAEPTTDGWQVNEWVKKAVVLYFPIQKMETLEAGIFEYHDKIPLKKNFAERGIRVVPNAVARHGAYISAGTILMPSYVNIGAYVDEGTMVDTWATVGSCAQIGKNVHLSGGVGIGGVLEPLQAAPVIIEDGAFIGSRCIVVEGVRVEKEAVLGANVVLTMSTKIIDVTGDEPVEMKGIVPARSVVIPGSYTKKFAAGEYNVPCALIIGKRKESTNKKTSLNDALREYDVAV, from the coding sequence ATGGAAGATATTAGAAAAATTATAGAATCGGCTTGGGAAAATCGTGATTTATTAAAAGAAGAAAACACGATAAACACAATTAGAAAAGTTGTTGATTTATTAGACAAAGGTGAGTTAAGAGTTGCAGAACCAACAACTGATGGTTGGCAAGTAAATGAATGGGTAAAAAAAGCAGTTGTTTTGTATTTCCCAATTCAAAAAATGGAAACGTTAGAAGCTGGTATTTTTGAATATCATGACAAAATTCCATTAAAGAAGAACTTTGCAGAAAGAGGAATTAGAGTTGTACCAAATGCAGTTGCAAGACATGGAGCTTATATTTCTGCTGGCACAATTTTAATGCCAAGTTACGTAAATATTGGTGCGTATGTAGATGAAGGAACCATGGTTGACACTTGGGCTACAGTAGGTTCTTGTGCACAAATTGGTAAAAATGTACATTTATCTGGTGGTGTTGGAATTGGTGGAGTTTTAGAACCATTACAAGCGGCTCCTGTAATTATAGAAGATGGTGCTTTTATTGGCTCTAGATGTATTGTTGTAGAAGGTGTTAGAGTAGAAAAAGAAGCTGTTTTAGGAGCAAATGTTGTGTTAACAATGAGTACTAAAATTATAGATGTTACTGGTGACGAACCTGTTGAAATGAAAGGAATTGTCCCTGCAAGATCTGTAGTAATTCCTGGAAGCTATACCAAGAAATTTGCTGCTGGAGAATACAATGTACCTTGTGCATTAATTATCGGAAAAAGAAAAGAAAGTACCAATAAAAAAACATCTTTAAACGACGCTCTACGTGAGTATGATGTTGCTGT